In Jatrophihabitans sp., a single window of DNA contains:
- a CDS encoding GspE/PulE family protein: MDPALRTIVTALRGRGMDDGVLDRAIETAKVSGRPLRAVLVDDQIVTDLQLALATADAYGVEAVELSAFPVDPLAMARVPLTLARRHNMFPIAVTDTTITVAVGDPGDVLALDDIRAATGLMVRPMVVTKEDLNRLLDRYTRESTDLDEAAAQAEAEDGASNSDGLNSVNEDAPVVRYVNSLLERAISSRASDIHLEPSEFDLKIRLRIDGVLHEVDAVPRGIQAALISRLKILSGLDITERRVPQNGRITRDLGGRSVDLRAATLPTVWGEKVVLRVLDTGGIDLELRKLGFTDYNYQRFSNSFRKPHGMVLVTGPTGSGKSTTLYATLGEIARPEVNVITVEDPVEYRMDGINQVQVNPKAGLTFAAILPAILRSDPDVVLIGEIRDRATAQLAVEAALTGHLVLSTLHTNDAPSALPRLIEMGVEPFLVGSSLDAVLAQRLCRRLCEWCKQSYAPAHKDLAAVHWNYEEFGEPGNLWQAVGCRSCAQTGYRGRLALNEVMPVSEQIERMAVEHASASEIKKVAIAEGMVTLRDDGLRKALDGLTTLEEMLRVTV, from the coding sequence GGGCGTGGCATGGACGACGGCGTGCTCGACCGCGCCATCGAGACCGCCAAGGTCAGCGGCCGCCCACTGCGCGCGGTGCTGGTCGACGACCAGATCGTCACCGACCTCCAGCTCGCCCTGGCCACCGCCGACGCCTACGGTGTCGAGGCGGTGGAGCTGTCGGCCTTCCCGGTGGACCCGCTGGCGATGGCCAGGGTCCCGCTGACCCTGGCCCGCCGGCACAACATGTTCCCGATCGCGGTCACCGACACCACGATCACGGTGGCCGTCGGCGATCCCGGTGACGTGCTCGCCCTGGACGACATCCGGGCTGCCACCGGCCTGATGGTGCGGCCCATGGTGGTCACCAAGGAAGACCTCAACCGGTTGCTGGACCGCTACACCCGCGAAAGCACCGATCTGGACGAGGCGGCCGCCCAGGCCGAGGCCGAGGACGGGGCGAGCAACTCCGACGGGCTGAACTCCGTCAACGAGGACGCCCCGGTCGTTCGCTACGTCAACTCGCTGCTTGAACGCGCCATCAGCTCCCGCGCCTCGGACATCCACCTGGAGCCGAGCGAGTTCGACCTCAAGATCAGGCTGCGCATCGACGGCGTGCTGCACGAGGTCGACGCCGTTCCCAGAGGCATCCAGGCCGCGCTGATCTCGCGCCTGAAGATCCTGTCAGGCCTGGACATCACCGAGCGCCGGGTGCCGCAGAACGGCCGGATCACCCGGGACCTGGGCGGGCGCAGCGTCGACCTGCGGGCGGCCACCCTGCCCACGGTGTGGGGCGAGAAGGTCGTGCTGCGGGTGCTGGACACCGGCGGCATCGACCTGGAGCTGCGCAAGCTCGGCTTCACCGACTACAACTACCAGCGGTTCTCCAACAGCTTCCGCAAGCCGCACGGCATGGTGCTGGTCACCGGCCCGACCGGCTCGGGCAAGTCCACCACCCTGTACGCCACGCTGGGCGAGATCGCCCGCCCGGAAGTCAACGTGATCACCGTCGAGGACCCGGTCGAGTACCGGATGGACGGCATCAACCAGGTGCAGGTGAACCCCAAGGCCGGGCTGACCTTCGCGGCCATCCTGCCGGCGATCCTGCGATCGGACCCCGACGTGGTGCTGATCGGCGAGATCCGGGACCGGGCGACCGCCCAGCTGGCCGTAGAGGCGGCCCTCACCGGCCACCTGGTGCTCTCGACCCTGCACACCAACGACGCTCCCAGCGCCCTGCCGCGGCTGATCGAGATGGGCGTCGAGCCCTTCCTGGTCGGCTCGTCGCTGGACGCGGTGCTGGCCCAGCGGCTGTGCCGCCGGTTGTGCGAGTGGTGCAAGCAGAGCTACGCCCCGGCTCACAAGGACCTCGCCGCCGTGCACTGGAACTACGAGGAGTTCGGGGAGCCGGGCAACCTGTGGCAGGCCGTCGGCTGCCGGTCCTGCGCCCAGACCGGCTACCGCGGCCGGCTGGCCCTCAACGAGGTGATGCCGGTCTCCGAGCAGATCGAGCGGATGGCCGTCGAGCACGCTTCGGCCAGCGAGATCAAGAAGGTCGCCATCGCCGAAGGCATGGTGACCCTGCGCGATGACGGCCTGCGCAAGGCCCTCGATGGCCTCACCACGCTGGAAGAAATGCTTCGGGTCACCGTATGA
- a CDS encoding prepilin-type N-terminal cleavage/methylation domain-containing protein — MLNKLHQLREERAKGDKGFTLIELLVVVVIIGILIAIAIPMYLNYQKGAKNKSAASDTRNAIAVVEQCYSDGGNTYPAAAVTVTGSGTITCGSGAAAATGTINVSPGNSLVLTPASGSYTIATTAGSPGDKTYTYSSSTGQTATS, encoded by the coding sequence ATGCTCAACAAGCTGCACCAGCTCCGTGAGGAGCGCGCCAAGGGTGACAAGGGCTTCACCCTGATCGAACTGCTGGTCGTGGTCGTGATCATCGGCATTCTGATCGCCATCGCGATCCCGATGTACCTGAACTACCAGAAGGGCGCGAAGAACAAGTCGGCCGCCTCCGACACCCGCAACGCCATCGCCGTGGTCGAGCAGTGCTACTCCGACGGTGGAAACACCTACCCGGCCGCCGCGGTCACCGTGACCGGCAGCGGAACCATCACCTGCGGCAGCGGCGCCGCCGCGGCCACCGGCACCATCAACGTCTCGCCGGGCAACTCCCTGGTCCTGACTCCGGCCTCCGGCTCGTACACGATCGCCACCACGGCCGGCAGCCCGGGCGACAAGACCTACACCTACAGCAGCAGCACCGGTCAGACCGCCACCAGCTAG
- a CDS encoding type II secretion system F family protein yields the protein MGAKTYAYEALDRAGALQKGKIESASAQAAANSLADQKLMPLSVELTGQGLQKELKIPGLGGRTSLKDLAILSRQFASMTSSGLTLLRSLAILEEQTSKPKLRLALSQIRADVQGGSTLSKSMALHPDHFPLLMVNMVKAGETGGFLDDALTRIAKMYEDDSNLRAKIKAAMTYPVIVLLFSLLLGSGVIVFIVPVFEKMFAQLGGKLPLPTKIMVVLSHNAYWAIPVTVVAVVVALKSYRRAMQKNHAFRLRMDRLKLRLPVFGTLFTKLAISRWARNLGTLLAVGVPIIQALEVVGGTAGNAVVSEAMDDVRAAVRVGQQMSGPLGKHPLFPNMVVQMMEVGEETGQITEMLDKVADFYDHEVETATESLTSAMEPLLVVLLGAVIGTMVICLYLPMFSIYQHIQAG from the coding sequence ATGGGCGCCAAGACATACGCCTACGAGGCGCTGGACCGGGCCGGCGCGCTGCAGAAGGGCAAGATCGAGTCGGCCTCGGCCCAGGCCGCCGCGAACTCCCTCGCCGACCAGAAGCTGATGCCGCTGTCGGTGGAGCTCACCGGCCAGGGCCTGCAGAAGGAGCTCAAGATCCCCGGCCTGGGCGGCCGGACCAGCCTGAAGGACCTGGCGATCCTGTCGCGGCAGTTCGCCTCGATGACCTCCTCAGGCCTGACCCTGCTGCGTTCGCTGGCGATCCTGGAGGAGCAGACCTCCAAGCCGAAGCTGCGGTTGGCCCTCAGTCAGATCCGCGCCGACGTCCAAGGCGGCTCCACGCTGTCCAAGTCGATGGCGCTGCACCCGGACCACTTTCCGCTGCTGATGGTCAACATGGTCAAGGCCGGTGAGACCGGCGGCTTCCTCGACGACGCGCTGACCCGCATCGCGAAGATGTACGAGGACGACTCGAACCTGCGGGCCAAGATCAAGGCCGCGATGACCTATCCGGTCATCGTGCTGCTGTTCTCGCTGCTGCTGGGCAGTGGCGTCATCGTCTTCATCGTCCCGGTGTTCGAGAAGATGTTCGCCCAGCTCGGCGGCAAGCTGCCGCTGCCGACCAAGATCATGGTGGTGCTGTCGCACAACGCCTACTGGGCGATTCCGGTGACCGTCGTCGCCGTGGTGGTCGCGCTGAAGTCCTACCGCCGGGCGATGCAGAAGAACCACGCCTTCCGGCTGCGGATGGACCGGCTCAAGCTGCGACTGCCGGTGTTCGGAACGCTGTTCACCAAGCTGGCCATCAGCCGCTGGGCGCGCAACCTGGGAACCCTGCTCGCGGTCGGCGTGCCGATCATCCAGGCCCTCGAGGTGGTCGGCGGCACCGCCGGAAACGCCGTGGTCTCCGAGGCGATGGACGACGTCCGGGCCGCGGTCCGGGTGGGCCAGCAGATGTCGGGGCCGCTGGGCAAGCACCCGCTGTTTCCCAACATGGTGGTGCAGATGATGGAAGTCGGTGAGGAGACCGGTCAGATCACCGAGATGCTGGACAAGGTCGCCGACTTCTACGACCACGAGGTCGAGACGGCCACCGAGTCGCTGACCTCGGCGATGGAGCCGCTGCTGGTGGTGCTGCTCGGCGCGGTGATCGGCACGATGGTCATCTGCCTCTACCTGCCGATGTTCTCGATCTACCAGCACATCCAGGCCGGCTGA
- a CDS encoding type IV pilus twitching motility protein PilT, translated as MNPLIALEAPFAMHEAKLELDELLTMLVELGGSDLHITAGIAPCMRINGTLAPLAGRNKLAPVDTETLIRSVISEHLWERFDKTQELDTAYAIPGVSRFRVNVYRQRGAVGAAFRAIPHKIRSLDELGLPRSVEGFAHLTRGLVLVTGPTGSGKSTTLAALLDVANQTRSSHIVTIEDPIEYLHSHSRSVVNQREVGSDTADFAIALKHVLRQDPDIILVGELRDLETTSVAVTAAETGHLVLATLHTQSAAQTVDRLIDIYPPHQQTQIRAQLANCLQGVVTQALAPRKDGMGRSIVCEIMVATAAIRNLIREGKVHQIPSFLQSSADAGMLSFDQHLAQRFAEQLVSKATALELAHDPNEFKRLARL; from the coding sequence ATGAATCCGCTGATCGCTCTCGAGGCGCCATTCGCCATGCACGAGGCGAAGCTCGAGCTGGACGAATTGCTCACCATGCTCGTGGAGTTGGGCGGCTCGGACCTGCACATCACCGCCGGCATCGCGCCGTGCATGCGGATCAACGGGACCCTGGCGCCGTTGGCGGGGCGGAACAAACTCGCTCCGGTGGACACCGAGACGCTGATCCGTTCGGTCATCAGCGAGCACCTGTGGGAGCGCTTCGACAAGACCCAGGAACTCGACACCGCCTACGCGATCCCGGGAGTGAGCCGGTTCCGGGTCAACGTCTACCGCCAGCGTGGCGCGGTGGGTGCGGCGTTCCGAGCCATTCCGCACAAGATCCGCAGCCTTGACGAGCTCGGCCTGCCCCGCTCGGTGGAAGGCTTCGCGCACCTGACCCGGGGCCTGGTGCTGGTCACCGGCCCGACCGGCTCGGGTAAGTCCACCACGCTCGCCGCGCTGCTCGATGTGGCCAACCAGACCCGGTCCTCGCACATCGTCACCATCGAAGACCCGATCGAGTACCTGCACTCGCACTCACGAAGCGTGGTCAACCAGCGCGAGGTCGGCTCGGACACCGCCGACTTCGCCATCGCGCTCAAGCATGTGCTGCGCCAGGACCCTGACATCATCCTGGTCGGCGAGCTTCGAGACCTGGAGACCACCTCGGTGGCGGTCACCGCCGCCGAGACCGGGCACCTGGTGCTGGCCACCCTGCACACCCAGTCCGCGGCCCAGACCGTCGACCGGCTGATCGACATCTACCCGCCGCACCAGCAGACCCAGATCCGGGCTCAGCTGGCCAACTGCCTGCAGGGTGTCGTGACCCAGGCGCTGGCGCCGCGCAAGGACGGCATGGGCCGGTCGATCGTGTGCGAGATCATGGTCGCCACCGCGGCGATCCGGAACCTGATCCGGGAAGGCAAGGTCCACCAGATCCCGTCGTTCCTGCAGTCCTCGGCCGACGCCGGCATGCTCAGCTTTGACCAGCACCTGGCACAGCGCTTCGCCGAGCAGCTGGTGAGCAAGGCGACCGCGCTGGAGCTCGCGCACGACCCGAACGAGTTCAAGCGGCTGGCGAGGCTCTAG